In the genome of Podarcis raffonei isolate rPodRaf1 chromosome W, rPodRaf1.pri, whole genome shotgun sequence, one region contains:
- the KRBA2 gene encoding LOW QUALITY PROTEIN: KRAB-A domain-containing protein 2 (The sequence of the model RefSeq protein was modified relative to this genomic sequence to represent the inferred CDS: inserted 1 base in 1 codon), which yields PQYPGLVLHQGLLLDHGRLYIPPGPLRAEVLRMTHDAPAAGHFGRYRTTHLVSREFWWPRLKADVARYXGDPPGLLQPLPVPPRPWHTVSLEFVVDLPPSCGCTCLLVFSDHFTKMVHSAPCPSVPTAKETAQLYLQHVFRLHGLPERVVSDRGVQFTSRFWRALHQTLGTEVCLSSAYHPQTDGQTERANAVLEQYLRCYCSYQQDDWVDHLALAEFAYNNAVNASTQQTPFQASYSYHPRLFPDVLLASAVPAVTEWLQELQSQQQLLMEQLRQAKEAYKAQATARWGRNYTSVTWHGSPLATSTPLDLRGSWTPVSPARFLSGTKSHLWHSVSGCPQP from the exons CCTCAGTATCCGGGGCTGGTCTTGCATCAGGGCCTTCTGCTGGACCACGGTCGCCTGTACATCCCGCCAGGGCCACTGCGGGCTGAGGTTCTCCGGATGACCCATGATGCTCcagcagcggggcactttgggcggtatcggaccacccatctggtaagccgtgagttttggtggccccgccTGAAGGCTGACGTGGCTCGCT CGGGCGACCCCCCCGGCCTACTTCAGCCATTGCCAGTTCCACCACGTCCTTGGCACACGGTTTCGCTGGAATTTGTAGTGGACTTACCCCCGTCTTGTGGCTGTACCTGCCTTCTAGTTTTCTCCGACCATTTCACTAAGATGGTGCACTCTGCCCCCTGCCCATCCGTACCCACAGCTAAGGAAACCGCTCAGCTGTACCTTCAGCATGTCTTCCGCCTGCATGGCCTACCTGAGCGTGTGGTGTCCGACCGGGGCGTTCAGTTCACATCCCGGTTCTGGCGAGCATTGCACCAGACCCTTGggacagaggtctgtctctcgtcagcctaccacccacagaccgatggccagacggaacgggcgaacgcggtgctggagcagtacctccggTGTTACTGCAGCTACCAGCAGGATGACTGGGTCGACCACCTAGCATTGGCGGAGTTCGCTTACAACAATGCGGTGAATGCGTCCACCCAGCAGACCCCGTTCCAGGCCAGTTACAGTTATCATCCACGGCTGTTTCCAGATGTGCTGCTGGCATCCGCGGTCCCTGCGGTGACGGAGTGGCTTCAGGAGCTCCAGTCCCAGCAACAGctattgatggagcaactgcgccaggccaaggaggcgtacaaggcccagGCCACCGCCAGGTGGGGCCGGAACTACACGTCGGTGACCTGGCATGGCTCTCCACTcgccacctccacccctctcGACCTTCGCGGAAGTTGGACACCCGTTTCACCGGCCCGTTTTCTATCGGGGACCAAGTCTCACCTGTGGCATTCCGTCTCCGGTTGCCCGCAACCCTGA